The sequence below is a genomic window from Syntrophales bacterium.
TTTATTCTACCACTACTTTAAATCAAAAACAACAATTGAACCTCCCCGCAATAAGTCGCGGGGAATGTACTCGCTGTTGAGTTCAGACACGGCAAAAAATTGTGGACTTTTGTCAAGAGATTATATATCGTCCAATCTGAGTCGGGATGTGGCCCAGCCTGGTAGGGCACTGCGTTCGGGACGCAGGAGTCGCGAGTTCGAATCTCGCCATCCCGACCATTCTTTATTTAGCCAACTACCGAAGCCATCTGGAAAATTGGAAGATACATGGCAATTATCATTCCCCCAACAACTCCACCCAAGAAAACCATCATAAACGGTTCAAGCAGCGAGGTCATTGCGTCAACCGCAGCATCTACCTCATCATCATAGAAATCTGCAATTTTTAGAAGCATTGTGTCAAGAGCTCCGGTAGCTTCACCCACCGCTATCATCTGAACCACCATGGAAGGAAATACGTTAGTATCCCTCAATGGTTCGGCTATTGTCTTGCCTTCACTTATACTTTTTCTCGTTTCTATTAATGCATTTTCTACTACCTTGTTTCCGGACGTTTTACTCACAATATCGAGTCCTTCGAGGATCGGGACACCACTACTTATCATGGTAGCAAGTGTCCTGCTAAATTTTGCCACAGCCACCTTTTTCAATAATGGACCGAAAACTGGTGCCTTCAGTACCATATGATCGACGACAAGCCTTCCCTGTTCAGTACGGTAATATCTCCTGAAGGCAAATACTGCGACGACCACTACACCTATCATATGCAGGATATAATGCTGCACAAATCCACTCATGTTAATAAGGAATTGGGTAGGCCCAGGCAAAGCACCTCCCATACTTGTAAACATCTCCTGAAAGACAGGAATCACTTTAAGAAGAAGTAACGTGACAACTCCGATCGAAATCACAAGGACGCTGGCGGGGTAGGTCATCGCCCCCTTAACCTTACTTTTCAACTTCATTGCCTTTTCCATATAGGCTGAAAGGCGAGCAAGGACAACATCGAGGATTCCACCGGCTTCCCCTGCGGCAGTCAGATTTACAAAGAGCTCATCAAATATCTTGGGGTGTTCTTTCAGTGCATCGGTAAGTGTCGACCCACCCTCTATATCTGCCTTTACCGACATGATAATTTTAGCGAAGGTCTTGTTCGGCTCCTGGGAGCCGAGTATTTCTAAACACTGAATAAGAGGAAGACCGGCATCGATCATCGTAGAGAATTGGCGAGAGAATACCACAACATCCTTTTCTTTAACTTTAGGCCGAAGAAAAGGAATACTTTCAAGCAAATCCTTAGGCTTTTTCTTTATACGGCCGGGCCTAAGACCCTGTCGGCGAAGCTGTGTCCTGATAGCAGACTCATCAGCAACTTCTGATTCGCCTTTTTTCAACTCCCCTTTTCTTGTATGCGCTTCCCATAAATATATCGGCATACTCAATCCTCAAATTTAAGTGTCTAAAGTTTGAAGTGCCTAAAGTGAGCTAAAGTTGAACTGATTAAAATCCTTAACTTTAGGCACTTTAGTTCACTTTAGGCATTTTAGTCACTTCTTTCTTATAAACCTCTTACGACTCATTTCGTAGAGTATAATCCCTGCTGCAACTGATACATTAAGGGAATCAACTTTCCCTGAAATCGGTACGGAGACAAAAAAATCACATTTTCTCCTGACAAGTGGTCTGATTCCTTTCTCTTCGCTTCCCATAACAAGGGCAATATAACCATCATAATCAAAAGAATGAACGTCCCGGCCAAGTTTTGCATCGGCACCATATATCCAGAATCCTTTTTCCTTCAGCCAATCAATAGTATTCGATATATTTACAACCTTGGTAATCGGAATATGATGAGCAGCCCCTGCGGACACCTTCATGACGGTCGGAGTAACTGATGCTGCACGATTTTCTGGAATAACGATGCCATTAACCCCACAACAATGAGCCGTTCTTATCAGTGAACCAAAGTTCTGTGGATCGGTAATGCCGTCAAGAATA
It includes:
- a CDS encoding type II secretion system F family protein; translated protein: MPIYLWEAHTRKGELKKGESEVADESAIRTQLRRQGLRPGRIKKKPKDLLESIPFLRPKVKEKDVVVFSRQFSTMIDAGLPLIQCLEILGSQEPNKTFAKIIMSVKADIEGGSTLTDALKEHPKIFDELFVNLTAAGEAGGILDVVLARLSAYMEKAMKLKSKVKGAMTYPASVLVISIGVVTLLLLKVIPVFQEMFTSMGGALPGPTQFLINMSGFVQHYILHMIGVVVVAVFAFRRYYRTEQGRLVVDHMVLKAPVFGPLLKKVAVAKFSRTLATMISSGVPILEGLDIVSKTSGNKVVENALIETRKSISEGKTIAEPLRDTNVFPSMVVQMIAVGEATGALDTMLLKIADFYDDEVDAAVDAMTSLLEPFMMVFLGGVVGGMIIAMYLPIFQMASVVG
- the rlmB gene encoding 23S rRNA (guanosine(2251)-2'-O)-methyltransferase RlmB, whose product is MQVIYGVKPVMEALRSDSGKIKKIVVASGRSEKNVRDILKLAEQNQIEIEFQEKKYLERLALGSFHQGIVCLSEEYSYASVDKIINNCCESLKGSLILILDGITDPQNFGSLIRTAHCCGVNGIVIPENRAASVTPTVMKVSAGAAHHIPITKVVNISNTIDWLKEKGFWIYGADAKLGRDVHSFDYDGYIALVMGSEEKGIRPLVRRKCDFFVSVPISGKVDSLNVSVAAGIILYEMSRKRFIRKK